Proteins from one Bacteroides mediterraneensis genomic window:
- a CDS encoding helix-turn-helix domain-containing protein, translating to MKLRITEAVLAEAYRAKVCRERMEELAESIRKSVKERHSLPKMRIRLAEYGNDTELMLAAVSALRKDKEAPSARDRDFRAWMLMLCRSREYEVICYMCNELTDAWERKYRTREMLVLCDVLHTLKGHARTNEMTNRVCDYFFRERRNKLYGKTFRIEEKDMAYAESRLPELDKAVFRMTVNHYSHRTFVAEELAGLCGMGYSLMRRKFKTYYGMGPSEWLRRERIRRIEEDMEYRVELPLKEVAERNAFGSASNFADFCQKQTGMSPCELKAIGYEKWEKRRMDFWNQ from the coding sequence ATGAAGCTGAGAATTACAGAAGCGGTGCTTGCGGAGGCATACAGGGCAAAAGTGTGCAGGGAACGGATGGAAGAACTGGCGGAGAGCATACGGAAGTCGGTGAAGGAACGGCACTCGCTGCCGAAGATGAGAATACGGCTGGCGGAGTACGGCAATGACACGGAACTGATGCTGGCGGCAGTGAGCGCACTGCGAAAGGATAAGGAAGCACCGTCGGCAAGGGACAGGGATTTCAGGGCATGGATGCTCATGCTGTGCCGCTCACGCGAGTATGAAGTGATCTGCTACATGTGCAATGAACTGACGGATGCATGGGAACGGAAATACCGGACACGGGAAATGCTGGTGCTATGCGACGTGCTGCATACACTGAAAGGCCATGCACGTACGAACGAGATGACTAACAGGGTATGCGACTATTTCTTCAGGGAAAGACGCAACAAGCTGTATGGCAAGACTTTCCGCATAGAGGAAAAGGATATGGCATACGCCGAGAGCAGGCTGCCGGAACTGGACAAGGCGGTATTCCGCATGACAGTGAACCACTACAGCCACCGCACATTCGTGGCGGAAGAACTTGCCGGACTGTGCGGCATGGGCTATTCGCTGATGCGGCGCAAGTTCAAAACATACTACGGTATGGGGCCATCGGAGTGGCTGCGCCGGGAGCGGATAAGGCGCATAGAGGAGGATATGGAATACCGGGTGGAACTGCCGCTGAAGGAAGTAGCCGAGCGCAACGCCTTCGGCTCGGCAAGCAATTTTGCGGACTTCTGCCAGAAGCAGACCGGAATGAGTCCGTGCGAACTGAAAGCCATAGGATATGAGAAATGGGAGAAGCGCAGGATGGATTTCTGGAACCAATAA